In Chroogloeocystis siderophila 5.2 s.c.1, a single genomic region encodes these proteins:
- the psb27 gene encoding photosystem II protein Psb27 yields MLMKRYWSRLLALTLVVVIGLTGCSSNVFSDSLSGDYRQDTLAVVDTLRNALDLPDDAPEKAEAQTEARQKINEFAARYQRDGSVAGLSSFTTMRTALNSLAGHYSSYPNRPVPKKLKQRLEQEFKQVEMALNRGS; encoded by the coding sequence ATGCTTATGAAGCGCTATTGGTCACGTCTACTTGCCCTCACGTTGGTTGTTGTCATCGGCTTGACTGGCTGTTCTAGCAACGTTTTCTCGGATAGTCTGAGTGGGGATTATCGTCAAGATACGCTCGCTGTAGTAGATACACTGAGAAATGCTCTTGATTTACCTGATGATGCGCCTGAAAAAGCCGAGGCGCAAACAGAAGCCCGCCAAAAGATCAACGAATTTGCAGCGCGTTATCAACGAGATGGTAGCGTTGCTGGTTTAAGTTCTTTCACGACAATGCGAACTGCATTAAATTCTTTAGCAGGACACTATAGTTCTTACCCAAATCGTCCAGTCCCAAAAAAACTCAAACAACGTTTAGAACAAGAATTCAAACAAGTAGAAATGGCGCTTAACCGAGGTAGCTAA
- a CDS encoding family 10 glycosylhydrolase: protein MFNHRLRFARPRFAWQRLAATVLTSSLLSANFGSLPPAQAQTTAYCQLTTAATQEKETLRQAALRGNTDAQNRYRALVNQHAQILQDCRNRTWPQTQAVWLRLYPCDVQPGVLDKVMDHVVNRGYNQVYVEVFYDGQVLLPAAANPTVWPSVVRVPGAERTDLLAQAIQKGRDRGLKVYAWMFMMNFGYSYGQRPDRQSVLARNSKGETSLYVVDNASQVFVDPYNLQAKRDYYQLVLEVMRRRPDGVLFDYVRYPRGLGAGSVVNRVQDLWIHSEAAQQALYRRALNNKGLNLIQRFLSKGYVSARDIEIVDQLYPQEGEPLWQGRTPPPAPQPPNEPPTAAQRQPQLQWELWQLSVAHAIQGIIDFLAVAAWPVQRQGVKAGAVFFPDGNQAVGQGYDSRLQPWDRFPTTLEWHPMSYAACNNTSCIAALVQRVLQYAPPGTQVIPAIAGVWGKPISNRPSLEAQMQALRAYAPRLQGVSHFALSWQDPQLESERKSCRIR from the coding sequence ATGTTCAACCATCGTTTGAGATTTGCCCGTCCTCGCTTTGCTTGGCAACGCTTGGCTGCTACTGTGTTGACAAGTAGCTTATTGAGTGCCAATTTTGGTAGTCTGCCGCCGGCTCAAGCACAAACAACAGCGTATTGTCAGCTAACAACAGCAGCAACCCAAGAAAAAGAAACTTTACGTCAAGCAGCACTACGAGGCAACACAGACGCGCAGAATCGCTACAGAGCGCTTGTAAATCAACACGCTCAAATTTTACAGGATTGCCGCAATCGCACTTGGCCTCAAACCCAAGCAGTATGGCTACGGTTATATCCGTGTGATGTGCAACCAGGAGTCCTCGATAAAGTAATGGACCATGTTGTTAATCGTGGCTATAACCAAGTGTATGTAGAAGTATTCTACGACGGTCAAGTGTTACTACCAGCAGCAGCAAATCCTACAGTTTGGCCTTCAGTGGTGCGAGTTCCTGGGGCTGAACGAACCGATTTACTTGCCCAAGCAATTCAAAAAGGACGCGATCGCGGCTTGAAGGTCTATGCTTGGATGTTCATGATGAATTTTGGCTACTCCTACGGACAGCGCCCCGATCGACAATCAGTACTAGCACGCAACAGCAAAGGCGAAACAAGTTTGTACGTTGTCGATAATGCAAGCCAAGTATTTGTCGATCCCTATAACCTACAAGCCAAACGAGATTATTACCAACTAGTGCTCGAAGTTATGCGCCGTCGTCCTGACGGGGTTCTCTTCGATTACGTACGCTATCCCAGAGGCTTGGGCGCAGGGTCTGTCGTCAACAGAGTTCAAGATTTGTGGATTCATAGCGAAGCTGCGCAACAAGCCTTGTATCGTCGGGCGCTGAACAACAAAGGACTCAATTTGATTCAACGCTTTCTCAGTAAAGGGTATGTCAGCGCCAGAGATATCGAAATCGTCGACCAACTGTATCCGCAAGAAGGCGAACCGTTATGGCAAGGTCGCACGCCGCCCCCAGCACCACAACCACCAAACGAACCGCCAACGGCTGCACAAAGACAGCCCCAACTACAATGGGAATTATGGCAACTCAGTGTTGCTCATGCAATTCAAGGCATCATCGACTTTTTAGCAGTCGCAGCGTGGCCCGTCCAGCGCCAGGGAGTTAAAGCAGGTGCAGTATTTTTCCCAGATGGCAACCAGGCAGTTGGTCAAGGCTATGACTCGCGCTTACAACCTTGGGATCGCTTTCCAACGACTTTAGAATGGCATCCGATGTCTTACGCAGCCTGCAATAATACGAGTTGTATCGCGGCTTTGGTACAGCGAGTTTTGCAGTACGCGCCCCCAGGTACACAGGTTATTCCTGCGATCGCTGGAGTTTGGGGAAAACCAATTAGCAATCGTCCATCTTTAGAAGCCCAAATGCAGGCACTCCGCGCCTATGCGCCACGACTTCAAGGTGTCAGTCATTTTGCTTTGTCTTGGCAAGATCCACAGCTAGAAAGCGAGCGCAAATCTTGTAGAATCCGCTAA
- the dapF gene encoding diaminopimelate epimerase — MMIEFAKYHGLGNDFILIDNRLSSQPVVTPEQAIKLCDRHFGIGADGVIFVLPGQNGTDYTMRIFNSDGSEPEMCGNGIRCLAAFVAEIDGNQQENSQKRIHTLAGTITPQIMSDGQVKVDMGVPRLLASEIPTALGAENQKVIDQPLEVAGQSWDVTCVSMGNPHCITFVEDVAVIPLEKIGPQFEHHAVFPQRTNTEFIQVVRRDYLKMRVWERGAGATLACGTGACAALVAGVLTGRCDRLATVELPGGCLQIEWSEVDQRLWMTGPAQRVFTGVVEG; from the coding sequence ATGATGATTGAATTTGCTAAATATCACGGACTGGGAAACGATTTTATTTTGATTGACAATCGCTTGTCATCACAACCTGTCGTCACACCTGAACAAGCAATTAAGTTATGCGATCGCCATTTTGGTATTGGTGCAGATGGCGTTATTTTCGTGCTACCAGGGCAAAATGGCACTGACTACACGATGCGGATCTTTAACTCTGATGGTTCAGAACCGGAGATGTGCGGTAATGGCATTCGTTGTTTAGCGGCATTTGTCGCAGAAATTGACGGCAATCAGCAAGAAAATAGCCAAAAACGGATTCATACGCTGGCTGGCACTATTACACCGCAAATCATGTCTGATGGTCAAGTCAAAGTAGATATGGGTGTTCCTCGGTTACTGGCAAGCGAAATTCCAACAGCTTTAGGTGCGGAAAATCAGAAGGTCATCGATCAGCCTTTGGAAGTCGCAGGGCAAAGTTGGGATGTTACGTGTGTCAGTATGGGAAATCCGCACTGTATTACGTTTGTCGAAGATGTCGCGGTAATTCCTTTAGAAAAGATTGGTCCACAATTTGAGCATCACGCCGTTTTTCCGCAACGGACAAACACCGAATTTATTCAAGTCGTGCGTCGCGACTACTTAAAAATGCGTGTGTGGGAACGCGGTGCAGGGGCTACGTTGGCGTGTGGTACAGGCGCTTGTGCGGCATTAGTCGCAGGTGTATTGACAGGAAGATGCGATCGCCTAGCGACAGTCGAACTTCCTGGAGGTTGTTTACAAATTGAATGGTCTGAAGTCGATCAGCGGTTGTGGATGACTGGACCTGCACAGCGGGTGTTTACCGGTGTTGTAGAAGGTTAG
- a CDS encoding Hfq-related RNA-binding protein, translating to MPSEFDPALPSIRQVQTLIKQVNRVELKLVTGDLVMGKISWQDQNCLCIIDVNNQTIIVWRHAIAYLKPIN from the coding sequence ATGCCTAGCGAATTTGATCCAGCATTACCTAGCATTCGCCAAGTTCAAACCTTAATTAAACAAGTAAACCGCGTCGAGTTAAAACTTGTCACTGGCGATTTAGTCATGGGCAAAATTAGCTGGCAAGATCAAAACTGTTTATGTATTATCGATGTAAATAATCAGACTATCATCGTCTGGCGACACGCGATCGCTTATCTTAAGCCAATAAACTAG
- a CDS encoding GNAT family N-acetyltransferase, translating to MNSHFLVSAWDKSKLVGLGNAISDNFLVVYYPHLLVLPEYHKQGIGRQIMKILTSRYQGFSSTYPPCRQTGN from the coding sequence ATGAATTCTCACTTTCTAGTTTCTGCTTGGGATAAAAGTAAGCTAGTTGGATTAGGCAACGCTATTTCTGATAACTTTTTAGTCGTTTACTATCCGCACTTACTTGTTTTGCCAGAGTATCACAAGCAGGGCATAGGTAGACAAATTATGAAGATTTTAACATCTCGTTACCAAGGTTTTTCATCAACATATCCTCCTTGCAGACAAACAGGCAATTGA
- a CDS encoding GNAT family N-acetyltransferase, whose protein sequence is MDEIDIRIRVATIEDRELILSFISQKANFDRYPQPLEITIDKLGQTLFAQPPLAQVLLAQINNVAVGFALFSYAYSSFLAQPTLWVGDLYVQPLMRGKGIGTALLQRLAQIAEEANCGRLEWTVADCNTRAIAFYKKYGTQVLDVRLCRIEQSVISQLAGKRSHKRFTASQK, encoded by the coding sequence ATGGATGAAATTGATATTAGAATTCGCGTAGCAACGATTGAAGATCGGGAGTTAATTCTTTCGTTTATTTCGCAAAAAGCAAACTTTGATAGGTATCCCCAGCCTCTAGAAATCACGATTGATAAGTTAGGACAAACTTTATTCGCTCAACCTCCACTTGCACAAGTGTTGTTAGCCCAAATAAATAATGTTGCGGTTGGATTTGCGCTATTTTCCTATGCTTACTCCAGCTTTTTAGCACAGCCAACACTTTGGGTAGGCGATCTGTATGTACAGCCACTGATGCGCGGTAAAGGAATTGGTACAGCGTTGTTGCAACGTTTGGCACAAATTGCAGAGGAAGCAAATTGTGGCAGATTAGAATGGACAGTTGCGGATTGCAATACCCGTGCGATCGCTTTTTATAAAAAATACGGTACGCAAGTTTTAGATGTCCGGCTGTGTCGAATCGAGCAGTCAGTAATTTCGCAACTAGCAGGTAAACGGTCACACAAAAGATTTACTGCTTCTCAAAAGTAA